One Setaria viridis chromosome 7, Setaria_viridis_v4.0, whole genome shotgun sequence genomic region harbors:
- the LOC117865535 gene encoding UNC93-like protein 1, with translation MAVTEVEGPPPPPPPPPPPSEVPARRGLLRYNSPLAQVSLLGLICFCCPGMFNALSGLGGGGQVDNTTADNANTALYACFAVFGVLGGAAHNLLGPRVTLLLGAITYPLYAGSFLYYNHHASQAFPVAAGAILGAGAGFLWAAQGAIMTSYPPPNRRGTYISLFWCLFNLGGVLGGLLPFSFNYNHGDKPGSVNNGTYIAFMAFMLTGAALTALVLPPARIVRDDGTRATRVTFSSPATEGAEILKLFANWKMLLVLPAAWASNFFYTYQFNNVNGKLFTLRTKGLNNVFYWGAQMLGSAGIGYFLDFGFASRRKRGLVGVVAVTVLGTAIWGGGLANQLKFDHGNLAVPIDFKDGHRYAGPFLLYFSYGLLDAMFQSLIYWIIGALANDSQILSRYVGFYKGVQSAGAAVAWQVDRRKTSLISQLIVNWGLMTISYPLLALLVFLAVKDEDNSVSSVEDGKEKDSKLSAPTSFH, from the exons ATGGCCGTGACGGAGGTGgagggcccgccgccgccgccgccgccgccgccgccgccgtcggaggtTCCGGCGAGGCGCGGCCTCCTCCGTTACAACTCGCCGCTGGCGCAGGTGTCCCTGCTGGGCCTCATCTGCTTCTGCTGCCCGGGCATGTTCAACGCGCTCTCcggcctgggcggcggcggccaggtcgACAACACCACCGCCGACAACGCCAACACGGCCCTCTACGCCTGCTTCGCCGTCTtcggcgtcctcggcggcgccgcccacaACCTCCTCGGCCCGCGCGTGACGCTCCTGCTCGGCGCCATCACCTACCCGCTCTACGCCGGCTCCTTCCTCTACTACAACCACCACGCCTCCCAGGccttccccgtcgccgccggcgccatcctcggcgccggcgcgggcttCCTCTGGGCGGCGCAGGGCGCCATCATGACCTCCTACCCTCCCCCCAACCGCCGGGGCACCTACATCTCCCTCTTCTGGTGCCTCTTCAAcctcggcggcgtcctcggcggcctcctcccattCTCCTTCAACTACAACCACGGCGACAAGCCCGGCAGCGTCAACAACGGCACCTACATCGCGTTCATGGCGTTCATGCTCACCGGCGCCGCGCTCACCGCCCTCGTCCTGCCCCCCGCCAGGATCGTCCGCGACGACGGCACCAGGGCCACCAGGGTCACCTTCTCCTCGCCGGCCACCGAGGGCGCCGAGATCCTCAAGCTCTTCGCCAACTGGAAGATGCTGCTCGTGCTCCCCGCCGCGTGGGCAAGCAACTTCTTCTACACCTACCAGTTCAACAACGTCAACGGCAAGCTCTTCACGCTCCGCACCAAGGGACTCAACAACGTCTTCTACTGGGGCGCGCAGATGCTCGGCTCCGCCGGCATCGGATACTTCCTCGACTTCGGATTCGCCAGCCGGAGGAAGAGGGGGCTCGTCGGGGTCGTCGCCGTCACCGTGCTCGGGACGGCCATCTGGGGAGGCGGCCTGGCCAACCAGCTCAAGTTCGATCATGGCAACctggccgtccccatcgatttCAAGGACGGACACCGCTATGCCGGGCCGTTCCTGCTATACTTCAGCTACGGCCTGCTGGATGCCATGTTCCAGAGCCTCATCTACTGGATCATCGGCGCCCTCGCCAATGACTCCCAAATCCTCAGCAG GTACGTTGGGTTCTACAAGGGGGTGCAGAGTGCGGGAGCAGCTGTGGCATGGCAAGTCGACAGGCGCAAGACGTCCCTGATATCCCAGCTGATTGTGAACTGGGGGCTCATGACCATCAGCTACCCCTTGCTTGCCCTACTGGTGTTCCTTGCTGTGAAGGACGAGGACAATTCGGTTTCCTCGGTGGAGGACGGCAAGGAGAAAGACAGCAAGCTGTCCGCACCGACCAGCTTCCACTAA